ACCCATGCCACTCATTTTGCAGACAAATTTGCTTTTAATAATGATGGTGAACATGCATGtatcattttaaatttagaaagtACATTTCTCATAACATTGTGAGACTGGCTGGGTttgttttattattctcatttttaaaaagatgaaacagAGTCTCAGGGAGGACAAATAGTAAGCCTAAACAGATAGAGTGCATTTTGAATAGAAGCAGCTATTATTGTCCATTGGCTCTCTTCAAACATTCTCTTCTCAGGTAGTTCATGTTCCAAACTCCTGTTTGCCATTTACTGGGAGCATTACCAACCCATGATACTTTTATGAAGTGTTTTACTTATACTATTGCTGAATATAAAGCTGGGGCAGTCCTTGAGGGTAATTTATTCCAATCTTCtaatatttagataaataaattgtggtccagagaggttaaatattttattgtcatTGAGCTATCATAGGTAGGAAGGAATAAAGCCAGAATCTACACTCACTTCTTTAAACTCCCACTTTGTTATTCTTCCTCCAGTACTACAGCTTCATAATGACTTtatatggaaggaaaaaaattctatatGAAATCAATTAcatcattcattgattcatttatcAGATACAAAAGACTGTCCTTCTGAACTAGCTTTCTCTTACCTTTTGTAATATTAAAATTAGtatccaataattccaagtattatattttataaggtttattaataatcacttgaattaagaaaaatacaataacaaaagtaaaaacctgagtaaagacATATGAGTAAAAtcctcctgcctggcactcacccaaccTCCCAGACTTGATCAGGAGAAAAGAGTGAAGACAGAACTACACAAAATGTATATCCTCTCTACATTATTAGcatataatgtgagaaggaacatgggaagttGGGAAAGAGAGTCCATGGATATGGAATTCTAATCATACACTTTCCAACAGATTTATGAATTCTTTAAGATTATCTTTACTCAGATCCCTTCCAAACAACAATACCAATATAGTGTACCACTgtgggaaaataatttcatttttcctggcctccatttcctcttttgtcaagTGATCTCTAGTCTGTCTAGTTCATAGGATTTCTGGAAGGCTCCAAAGTAGCACACTGATGCTAAAGGACCAACAAAGTGGTCTATATAACAAACTGAAGCAATCACTTTACCTTCCAAAAAATCagatttgagatttttcttttttgatttggcTATCCAATCCAAAATGATGTATGCATCCCTATGTACTTTTCTTTACTATTTTAATATTAATGTTGTTGAGATCATATAAATGAAACAAGGGCAAAGGAATACTCATTATTTGTTTCTACCTATTTTCTTAAATTACATAGAACCAATGAacctaaaaaaaaaccaaacaaacaggaaatatacagaagaaaatacATTCAAGTGACTGCATTCATTCTTCTGGTATTGACCAGTCTTGGAGAATTGGAGAGTTGAATACTATACTCTTTGACTCATAATCTACAAGGTTAAGTGTAGTAGGTAATGTTGGCATGACTGTTTTAATCAAAATTTATTCTCAACTTCACACCCCCATATACTTTTTCCTCTCTAGCTTATCATTTTGGGGTCTTTGTTTCTccacaaattttaaaagatacttGAAGACTTCTTATCCGAGAAGATCATTTCCTATGCTGGTTGTTTGGTCCAGTGCTACATTGTCATTGCTGTGGTGCTCACTGAAcattatatactgtttatcatacTGGACTATGAAAACTATATAGTCATCTGTAACCCACTGCTGTTCAGCAGTAAAATATCTGCATCCAGCTGGTCATCATTCCCTATGTCTATAGATTTCCTCTCTGTGATGGAGCCCTTGAGGACCTATAACTTATCCTTCTGTGGGATTAATCATTTCTACTGTGCTGTCCTCCCTCTCGTCAAATTAGCATGTTCTCATACATAGAATAaagagcattatatatatatatacatatatatttatatatatatataataggtggCCTTGTATATAGTATGTGTCTACATAAACATCCACTCCCTTCTTATCATTATTATATCGTACATGTTCACCCTTGTAGCCATGCTCAATAGCTCTTCTACTGAGGATAGGTGCAAGACTTTCTCCACATGTGAGTCCTATCTTACAGTGTTCACCATATTCTATGTGACCCTTTAATGTATGTATTTAAGACATCCCACTGAAGATTCTGTACATTAAGGAAATGTGTAGCTGTATTTTATACAACAATGATGCTTATTTTTTACCCCATAGTCTATGGCTGCAGAAATAAGGACATGAAGGAGACCCTGAACAAaactttctaggtttttgtgatgAAAGCAGTAAGAAGGAAAATTTTGACTATATAAAAAGTACTAATCTGTCCCCTTTTACTTTTATAAACTAGCTAGATAATTTTGTATTgagttatttataaaattttctttcttttcttcgtgcatttatttttttaattgatgttttaattttaatgataAGTTTATGACATTTTattatccatgttctcttcctttatCTCAATTCTCCTTTATGTGCAAGACAGCAAggaatatgatataagttgtacatgaattattataaaattaatatgtcTATgcttatgttgtgaaagaagacacaaattgctgtttataatagagaaaattcatggaggaaataaaataaagaatgtaatGATTCAGCCTGCATTTCAACTCTTGTCAATTCATTCATCATGAATCCCTAAGAAGACCTCCTCATATATAATGTGGCAGGGAGACTAGATCCAAGTTCAGGTTAAAATGGATTTTTATGCTTTCTATTCAGCATCTTGTCTCTTCAGCAGTTTGAACATTTTCTTTCTTGCACATCTATTCCACAGAACTCTAATTTTAGCCAACTTATTTTTACCTCAAGATAGAGAGATTGTGATTAAATCATCCAATAAATTGAAATAGATCTTGTCTTGTACATTCTCTTCATCTAATGGCTTTCAAAGACCTTGATAAATTAATactatattgaaaatattttagttattgTTTGATTGAGAATTTCATTACTTATTACATAAGGAGTAGTGACTTTACTAATTTACTCATATACCTTTTAAATACTTCCCCCAATTTTGATATTAGTTATCTTTAAAAAGTGTCCCGGAGTGgatctgaataaaaaaaaaaattagaaggccTGATAATAAAGtattctgcctttctttttgtaGATAGGTGAGGCACAACACATGTAAAATATTGTCCTTGACTCAAGTGATTCTTCTGTCAGTTAAATATTAGTCCCCCACACATTTCTTTAAATGGAAAGTTTGTGATGGTacatttttaagattattttccattaataaaatacctctttcttttttttaaagattgtacAATCAATAAAGTAATAAAGCAATTTGTGAATTATAGTATTTGTTAATTTACAGGATGTAGAGGATTATTGATtgtatgttcttttaaaaaatattaactggTCCAGAAAATCCCTGAGATTATCTAGAGGATAAATATTGGGAAATAacccaaacaaaaataaatcaaaaaaattaataaactgaAACATTCATTACTTAAGACATTTTCACATATtcattaaaactatatatatatatatgtaaaagagaaataataagtatttattgaattgttATGTCAAATCTCATGTTTTCTGACTTTCTTTAGGTCCCCAGTACTTaacagtgttttgttttcttattctggGAAACAAATACAACTGGCTTCTTATTTGGGTTAATTCTACCAAAGTTTTGAAATTtttgaaaggaaatggaaaatttccagaaaagagaagaagatagACAtagatttctttaagaactgtaAGACAACACTTTAATTAGGTtaagtaaaattatttattgttagCAGAACCAAATGACTTTGGTAGTAACTTCCTAAGTGCATCAATAACATCCTTGTTTCTCAAGCTATATATGATTGGGTTAAACATTGGGGTGACAATAGTATAAAAAAGTGAGAGCACTTTGTCTGTTCCTGAAATTTTTGATTTAGGTCTTGAGTAGCCAATGATTGCAGAACCATAAAATAAGATCACAACTGTGAGATGGGAGGAACAAGTAGAAAATGCTTTAAACCTCCCTATGGCTGATGGAAGCTTCACAATGGtagcaataattttaaaataggacCTGATTATCAAGATAAAAGGAAGCATGATATACAACACAGCTCCACCATAAATGAGAATTTCTAGAACAGAGGTGTTCCCACAGGCCACCATCATTAACGGTAAAATATCACAACAAAAATGATTGAGTTTATTAGAatgacagaaaggcaaagaaaaaaccTGATATGTCTGCCCTAGCATGACCGGGATGCCACTAATCCAGGAACCAGTAACCAACTGGgtacatactctttgattcatTATGATGGGATAATATAAAGGCCTACAGATGGCCACATAGCGGTCGTAGGCCATCACAGATAGGAGCAAGAACTCTGTACACCCCAGAATAACAAAGAAATACAGTTGTGTAGCACAAGCCAACAAAGTAATATTCCTCTTTTGTGTCCAAAGATCTGATAACATTCTGGGGACAATTACTGAAGTGTAAcaaatttctaaaaatgaaaaatttccaaGGAAAAAGTACATTGGGGTTTGTAGAGCTGGAGAAACCTTGGTTAAGATAATTATGAGTCCATTACCAAAAAGGATACTCATGTATATGAACAAGAAAATACCAAACAAAAATCCTTGGAGGTTGGGCAGATCAGAAAATCCTAGGAGAATGAATTCCTCCACAATAGTGATATTTCTTTctgccattttattttctgtatattCCACTAATGGAAATGTTAAATTTGGAATAATTAAGCCACTTCACTCTTCAGTCTCCATTTCATTCCCTGttaaataaagaagataaattaaATGATTCCTAAATTCCCTGACAGACAACATTCTTCATCAAGTTCCCTTTAAGTTTTGCTAGTTTATGTTCCTAGTATATCTAGCActttgtaattttatattttaagtttgATCCCTCAAATTCTGGAATTTCAATCCCTATATTCTAATAACCAGTATCTAGCTTTTTCAATCTTCCACATTCCCTTTAAAATCTCACAATTTTAAGAAATTCTCTATTAACAGTTGCTTCTGTGCTGAAACTTCAATATTGAAATGAGGTGACAGGACATGATGTACAATAAAACCCAAGACATGACCCTCaaggtcaaaaacaaaaaaatgagaatataattgtatatttgtaattttttctgtTTGTAACCTTTTGGGATTAGTAGAAATGAAATTTTACATAATAAGTATCATCCTTTCAGTCTGTTTCTCTgactgtacacacacacacacatacacatccatAATACCTGgtcaaaatatatgtgtatacaataCATACAATTCTATATATACCCATATATCTAGTAGCTCAACTTGTAATTTACATAATGGTAGGTAtagtatctctttctctctctctctctctctctctctctctctctctctctctctctctatctgtctatagTTGTTGCAATTGTATGCATTAGTAAGTATAATGTCATTGTTCTTGGTTGGAATCTTAAGCCTCATTAATCTTTAGAAGTTCTTCAGTTACCACAATCTAAATTAAAATACTatgagcaattgtttttcttcattacttAGTTTGGGAGTGGAAATTCTCCATGGAATATCAACCTCAATTAATATTCTGTATTTTAATCCCATCATTTCATTAATATAAACTATGGAATGAGGATATTCTTCATCCTTGAAATGTCTACAAAATAAATAACAGCACAATAGATTAATCAACTTTATATTTCCGTGGGTAGCTATCCCTTTCTTTATTAGTGTTCAAATTCAGGACCAATTTTTGCCTCAGGGAGCTCCCATAAAACCTTGAAGCAAGCATTTCCCTATCATTGGTCATAGTTGAGTGAAGAAatacaagagatcaagaataatCTAATCTCTAATATTTATAGCATCACAATGCCTTTTACAAAGTGcatactgaataaatatttgttggctaCTTTCAGTGCTTGGGATCCTTTCTGTTTGGTCCTGAAGAATCCTGAAGAGCAGTTAGTGGCCATTAGATTATTTCATTACTCTGTTTAGCAATTCCCTTCTAGCACATTTTAATGCCTGACCAGTGCTTCccaatccaaaagaaaaaaaaaatcccctttatTGAGAAAGGCATAAACCAAACAGGAATTGCATGATAAGATCATCACAATATCACCATATCATGATTCTCTTCAAAGGATCTTTAAAGATTCTTTCACTTCTGATATGCCATTGTTTcttccaccctcccccccccacattGACAGACTAGTCTGCTAAATGGAATTATCTGAAGATGAATTCTCCATGGAATTTGTCTGAGTATCTAAGGGAGAGATATGTGGAAAAGCATGAAGATAATTCAATAGTACTTAAATAGAgtgtgtgttttaaaaatgtcatttcaattttaaaaaggcTTGAAAACTTTTGACATAGTCCATATTTTAGTTGTGTAAACCATAACCATTGATTTCTGGTTTCATATACCATTTGAAAATCTTTAACTAGAAATTGAATAACTTAGAGTCACCTGTAACAAATACCAAATAAGTAACATGGTGCACAATAGATTAAACATCACTGAATATTGAGAGTGTAGATGTTTTCTATCTTATTGGACaaagtcaagaaaagaaaaagacatctcAATGTTTTTCTATACAGTTATATACTATTTTTCTATGTTGGAGGCTTAGTTTCATAACAAAATCAAAGGATCTTATCAGACTAAATGTATGTTCTTGAAGTTAAAGAATATGTTaacaaatatctttataatttatCATTCTGAACTCTGCAGTTGAAGATCTGAGGGCTCTGTTTTCCCTAGTTCAGAGAGACATGCTATTTAATCACCTCAGAATTAGACTATCCTggggaaacaataaaaaacaaagctaCTACAAAGACATTCACAATAATATTAATCACAATTTCTTCTTCCACAAATCTGTGAAGATAAAGTAGGGGATATGCCTTGGTTTTCACTGTCAGTATAGAGTTCTTTGCACTGACATTATAAAGATTTCAAATAATTCATTTACTAAACTatcagaaattaaaattatttaaattacccTCCtagattctttctttctatatGCCTCTTATGTCTTCTGATTATGTATCTGACATTTCATTATTATGAATAATTCTATGATCATGTTTATTAATGTTTAATACTTTCTGATTTTTATTGACCCAATTTTTATTAGATAcaataagattaaaattttgatacaaccagtgttttttttttcagcaataaTAGTCATTTTTCAAACTAAAGAGATTTCATCAAACTTCTGGTGAATATTCTCCTTCACTTAGCTGAATCACCATTCACCAAGTAACATCATAGGTTTTAGAGATTATCCAGTAATAAATGTCCAACATGAGCTGTTGAATTTACAAGAGTAAAATAGCTTAGGCTTACCTTTCTAAGAAGAGATCAAATCATCTTCAGCTGCTCCCTGAgtcaagtaaaataatttaaaatagtatGTACATGTAGATCTGTGTGTACTGTGTTATTTTCACAGCATTACACACATATGATTTATTTAATACTCATAGAAATTCTTTGAAGTTCATCCTAaagatattattctcattttaaagatgagaaatatgatattcagaggAAATGAAGTAACTTTGACAATGTCATAAAACTTGGGAGTTCCAATATTAGGATTGAAACTTAAATGTTCTTACTATGTCACAGTATAAAATactgtttttttgtttctgtttttttagtaatttttttttcttggaactgGTTACTTATATTCAACAAGAACCAAAgactaaaaatgttatttattctcAGAGCAGTTAGAgctatttaaatagaaaaaaagtttcttgttCTCTTCTAATCTATGGGGACCCTTTCCCCAGCTACTTCTCAATTTTTAATGAGAGACCAGCTGGGACTCCTTATACAAATCCAATGTTCTAAACTTTGTTGATTATATATCATGCAGCAGAGAAATATGCTTGAGTTTTGATTCTGAAGGCAATGGTTACTATCTCAACAACTTGAACATGTCTTAAAAGTGGGACAGTTGAGGAGTTATTCATatgttatttttatcattgacAGACTAGAGTCAATGATATTGGGACTctgactttttgtttgttttaagaaaagctttttcaaaatgttaaattattgtattctaatgaatgaaaaaaatgattatcATAATAATGGTAATTTAATGGTTCCTGGATTCTTGAAACTGAAGATTAAGGTTTAGTTAAAAATAGGTATAATgtatgcttttatatatatatatatgcaaaaatgtataaataaatatgtgtatctatatttaaatctatatgtgtatatgtaaaatttAAGTACATGTACATAGACATATGTGCACACATGTAAACATTATATGgtgtatatgtacatgcatacacatacgaATATATGTGGACATGTTCACATgtaaacacatgcatatatatatatatatttttttggtattgtataaacaaatgaaaattttGTTATATGTAAACCAGCCATTATATACTTTCTGTTCTCTGGTATGGCGATATGGATATTGTACTAACAATGTTTTCAGCAAACAAAGAGGATGCCATTAGATCTTAATccttttttatttacaaaagtcactattttatatgtttatgcATAGAACATCTAAAATCATGTCTAAATGATGTCTTATCCTTGGAATATTTCTTTCAGAATAACATTAACAAGTTTAGAATCAGGATGATAcaataaaaatatcttaaaagaaTACGCTGTTTTTGATCAGCCACAGTTTTCTCTAGCATTGCTGGTGAATATATGATTAAGCTTAATATTCCCCACGAGTCTTTGGAGATAGATCTaatgaaattataatataattaggTTGAGTGATATAATGATAAGGACATTTGTTTTTGAGTCTGAGGACATGAATTTGAATGACAGTGCCACTCATTAATATCTTGGCAACTTTGGAAAGTCTCTTCCAATCTACAATTGTTTACTTTTCTCTATAATTAATTAGCTTGATTAGAAGACTCTTTGAAGTTG
This DNA window, taken from Monodelphis domestica isolate mMonDom1 chromosome 6, mMonDom1.pri, whole genome shotgun sequence, encodes the following:
- the LOC100617865 gene encoding olfactory receptor 10AG1-like; translation: MYALALICYVLFLLPGLFLPEVYLFAAGNLAFFQGEATCLDSSLLNFWANSVLPHQNSIGLIIPNLTFPLVEYTENKMAERNITIVEEFILLGFSDLPNLQGFLFGIFLFIYMSILFGNGLIIILTKVSPALQTPMYFFLGNFSFLEICYTSVIVPRMLSDLWTQKRNITLLACATQLYFFVILGCTEFLLLSVMAYDRYVAICRPLYYPIIMNQRVCTQLVTGSWISGIPVMLGQTYQVFSLPFCHSNKLNHFCCDILPLMMVACGNTSVLEILIYGGAVLYIMLPFILIIRSYFKIIATIVKLPSAIGRFKAFSTCSSHLTVVILFYGSAIIGYSRPKSKISGTDKVLSLFYTIVTPMFNPIIYSLRNKDVIDALRKLLPKSFGSANNK